The genomic stretch TACTTTCCGGATCCCCTTCTTCGATGATAACCCCCTGGTGAAGCATGGCAATCTTGTCGGCAATGGTAAGGGCGCTGGGGATATCGTGGCTGATAACCACACAGGTGAGCTGATGTCGTTGCTGGCTCTCCTTGATAAGCCGGTTAATGGAGGCCGTCATGATGGGATCAAGCCCGGTAGTGGGTTCATCAAAGAGAATGATTTCCGGATCAAGGGCCAGGGCCCTGGCCAGACCGGCTCGCTTCCTCATTCCGCCAGAGAGCTCTGAAGGAAGCTTATCCGCCGCCTCAAGAAGCCCCACCAGGGCCAGCTTTTCCTCTACTTTTTTCGCGATCTCCGTCTCGGAGAGCCGGGTATGCTCCCTCAGGGGAAAGGCCACGTTCTCAGCCACGGTCATGGAGTCAAAGAGGGCGGCATCCTGGAAAAGCATACCGAAACGCTTCCGCACTCTGTAAAGTTCTTTGAGGGAAAGGCCGGTTATATCTAGGCCGTCTACCAAAATCTGGCCCGAATCCGGCCTTATAAGGCCAATGATATGTTTAAGAAGGACACTTTTCCCCTGCCCGCTCTGCCCCATGATGAAGGTAATCTTCCCCTTGGGGATCTCCAGATTAACCCCCCGTAAAACCTCTTGGGCCCCAAAGGACTTATGGAGATCAATGATCTTAATCATCAGCCTAAAAAAGGAGAGAGGTGAGGATGTAGTCTAAAATAAGGATCCCCACCGAAGAGATAACCACGGCCTCAGTGGTGGCCTTACCCACTCCCTCAGCCCCGCCCCGAGCGTGGTAGCCCTTGTAACAGCCGACCAGGGCCAGAAGCCCTCCGAAGACCACCGCCTTGTAGAGGCCATTTGTAATATCACTAAGCTCCACCAGCTCAACCATCTTATTAATAAAGACCCCGGGGTCAATGTTAAGGAGAACAACGCCGATCAAGTAACCGCCGGCAATTCCCACCA from Thermosulfuriphilus ammonigenes encodes the following:
- a CDS encoding ABC transporter ATP-binding protein, with protein sequence MIKIIDLHKSFGAQEVLRGVNLEIPKGKITFIMGQSGQGKSVLLKHIIGLIRPDSGQILVDGLDITGLSLKELYRVRKRFGMLFQDAALFDSMTVAENVAFPLREHTRLSETEIAKKVEEKLALVGLLEAADKLPSELSGGMRKRAGLARALALDPEIILFDEPTTGLDPIMTASINRLIKESQQRHQLTCVVISHDIPSALTIADKIAMLHQGVIIEEGDPESIKSSSHPFVRRFFEGVAEEEGGIS